Below is a genomic region from Zea mays cultivar B73 chromosome 9, Zm-B73-REFERENCE-NAM-5.0, whole genome shotgun sequence.
GACATTGGGTATCGGTGTGAGACCATTCATTGCAGCGCTCGTGAACAACATGTGGCGATCTACAACTCCGGAGGAGGTCCTTGCCATCTTTCTACTTGAACTGAAGGCCTTGGTGGAGATGCACCTTAAGCATCCCGTTAGGAATGCTGTGCTTACAATACCAGTTGCATTCAGTCGATTTCAACAGACCAGGATTGAGAGAGCCTGTGCAATGGCTGGGCTGCATGTGTTGAGGTTGATGCCAGAACCAACTGCTGTGGCGCTTCTGTacgctcagcagcagcagcagcttgtgCATGACAATATGGGAAGCGGCATCGAGAAAATTGCTCTGATATTTAACATGGGTGCTGGGTACTGTGATGTGGCCGTGGCTGCCACAGCTGGAGGTGTTTCTCAGATAAGAGCATTATCAGGATGCACAGCTGGTGGGGAGGATATACTTCAGAACATAATGCGCCATGTTCTTCCCAATTTTGACGGTATATATGCTGGCCAGACAATGGATAGAATCAAGTCGATGAGCTTACTGCGAATTGCTACTCAAGATGCAATTCACAGGCTCGTTAGTCAAGAATCCGTGGAGATCAATATAGATTTGGGGAATGGCCACATGGTGTCCAAAGTTCTAGACCATTCAGAGTTTGAACAAGTCAACCGGGCAATTTTCGACAAGTGCGAAAAGATCATCAACCAGTGCTTGGCTGATGCGAAGTTGGTACCAGAGGACATCAATGATGTCATACTGGTCGGAGGTTGTTCGAAGATCCCCAGAATCAGAAGCCTTGTCCTGGGTTTGTGCAAGAAGGAGGTCTCTTACAAGAACATAGATGCTCTAGAAGCTGCTGTTTCAGGTGCTGCGCTGGAAGGAGCCATAGCTTCGGGAGTGAATGATCCTTCGGGGAGCTTGGATCTTCTCACGATCCAGGCAACTCCCATGAACCTGGGAATCCGTGCCGACGGTGATAGCTTCGCTGCGATCATCCCTAGGAACACGACGGTTCCAGCAAGGAGGGACATGCTGTTCACAACGACACACGACAAGCAGACCGAAGCCCTAATTGCTGTGTATGAAGGAGAAGGGGAACGTGCTGAAGATAACCATCTGTTAGGGTACTTCAAGATTACTGGAATTCCGGCAGCCCCTAAGGGAGCAGTTGATATCAGTGTATGCATGGATATCGATGCTGCCAATGTCCTCAGGGTGTTCGCAGGGGTCGTCAAGCCTCAAGGCCCAGCCATTCCACCGTTCATCGAGGTGAGGATGCCAACGCTGGACGATGGCCATGGTTGGTGTGGGCAAGCTCTAGCAAAGATGTATGGGAGGATTCTCGACCTTGCTGTTCTTCCGAAGAAGCTGCAGCCATGATATGTGGCCTTCCGAGGCCTCGTAAGTAGCTGGTGCGTTGTGCGAATGTAGCGGATGCTCAGTGTTCAGTATTCACTGTGTCACTGTCCCCCGTCTTGTGTGGGCGCTGTCTATGTGCTGTTGGTGTTGGGCAGTCTTCAGAACTGAACTACCAGTTTCATCCTTGTGCAATAATGTCTCGTACATGTGAGATGAATGTTGCG
It encodes:
- the LOC100281706 gene encoding heat shock 70 kDa protein 1, producing the protein MAEQFYTVASDSETTGEDKSQASFPDVAVGIDIGTSKCSVAIWNGHQVELLKNTRNQKGMRSYVMFKDDTLSAGVTGGAAKENAHEERDILSGSAIFNMKRLIGRMDTDEVVQASKTLPFLVQTLGIGVRPFIAALVNNMWRSTTPEEVLAIFLLELKALVEMHLKHPVRNAVLTIPVAFSRFQQTRIERACAMAGLHVLRLMPEPTAVALLYAQQQQQLVHDNMGSGIEKIALIFNMGAGYCDVAVAATAGGVSQIRALSGCTAGGEDILQNIMRHVLPNFDGIYAGQTMDRIKSMSLLRIATQDAIHRLVSQESVEINIDLGNGHMVSKVLDHSEFEQVNRAIFDKCEKIINQCLADAKLVPEDINDVILVGGCSKIPRIRSLVLGLCKKEVSYKNIDALEAAVSGAALEGAIASGVNDPSGSLDLLTIQATPMNLGIRADGDSFAAIIPRNTTVPARRDMLFTTTHDKQTEALIAVYEGEGERAEDNHLLGYFKITGIPAAPKGAVDISVCMDIDAANVLRVFAGVVKPQGPAIPPFIEVRMPTLDDGHGWCGQALAKMYGRILDLAVLPKKLQP